The DNA segment TGAAGCCAGCCCTCCTTCCTGTAGGCCTCCTGAAGGCCCCCgttgagctgctggaggtgaagGTGCGGCTGGGGGCTCAGGTAGAGCACCCTTCCGTTGAAGTGTTTCAGCCTGAGGGGAAAGGTCAAGACCACCGGGGGGTTCCGATCCAGCTGGGCGAACTGCCTGAGGACCTCGCCTGCTGCGGCTACTTCGGCCGGGCCGGACAGCGTGAGGAGGCACATGGTGAcgtggaggctggaggaggtgctcCAGTGGGGCGCGGATGTAGGTAGCAGGGCTGTGacctcatcctgcagctgctggaagcCAGAGAGGATCGCAGGCGTGTTGGCCCTGAAGCAGACGAAGTGCGTGGGTCGTTTCCTGGGAGGGCGACCGCCGCTCTTCTCTTTCGGCTCCAGGAGGACCTCCCTCACGTTTACAGCATCAGGATCGCGCTGTGGGACACAAGGAGTCTCAGTACCTTAAAGTAGAGACTCTAACAGATCTGTATTAGACGCTGACACCCACTAAATCATCTTTGCTGCATCCCATGTTTGGCTCCAGTGCTGCCAAAGGCCCTTCGTCTTGTGCGTTTGCTGCTTTTAGGGCCAAAGCCATCAGGTCTGGTGTTACCGCTTCAGGTCTGAAATCAAAACAGGCAAGCCCAGTCACGCAGACGCTAAAAACAGTTTCACAGCGACAGGTCACACGGAGAAAACAGGGGTTTGGATTACGCAACCTTCCTTGTTATGTTGATAACGTTATCTGCGGCTACCCAGCAATTTTTATAGTCTAAAAtggtatttttaaaatgtaagaaTCATGTGATGAACAGTCAAACGCAAAAATACATTCGGCTTCCGGAACATCTGCTCGAGGATCATCATGCATTTGAAAAGGGGACCAAACGGTCGCGCAGGAGGACGGGTAGGTGTGTAGGATGGAACCGAACCCACTGAATTCCATCCTCTGCGGTGACGCGTGTTCCTTCTTCCAGACACGTGTTTCTGCTACATTTCCCAGCTGACTGTGTTGAGTTCAGGGTGTCAGTGTTCTTCTTTCTTGGCTTCTCTTCCtctacatgtgtgttttcagtttgGGGACGCTCCTCGGCTACATCCTCTTCCTGTCGCTCCTCCGctgtttccttttcttgctGCTCATCTGTTTATATTCcacaaagtaaagaaaagcaaaTAGGTTAGAACGTGTTGCGTAAAAAGTGGTAGAGTGCAGCTAAATCTTTCTGTCCTACCCTTTACTTCCTTCTTCTTTCCAAAGGGGGGAGCCAGAGATTGACCGGTGGAGCCAAACACCCTGTCGGTTCTGGTGTGTCGGTCCCAGACGCGGTGCCCTCTGTAGATGAAATACTGGATCCTGTGTCTGGGCAGGGCCAGCTCAGCGGAGTAATCGCAGTCGCTAGGGTTGATGTCCCACGTGAAGTCATCGAAGGGACGCTCCAGAACGCCGAGGAAGCGATCCACGTAACCCACAACGAATTTTGAAGAATCCACCGCAGAGTCCCACAGGATGCGAGAAATGACGTCATCGGCGGTTCGCATGCGAGGCTTCTTGTTCCCCACTGAGATGGAGGGCACAAAAACAGTTGTCAGTCCACATGCCCCGCTATCGTAGTCAGACAGCAAACAAGTTAAATACGGAATGACCTTTTGCGTCATGTTCTGGTTTCTCCGATTCGTTTCTTTTCATGTGGTGTTTTTcagtctcttcctctttgtcatctTGGTTGAGGGCAACAGGTCCTGAATCATCAATCGATGGGGCACTTCGAAAGCAACAAGACAGGGGATGTGATTCATAAAATACAACTTGTCTCCATCTTATAATCACTTTTAAGGGTTAATCTTCATGTGGATTTCTGAGGAACCTTgccaaagcaaaacaaatccCGGCAGATGTCATTTTAAACGAGTACATGTGCAGAAGGGAGACTCCTGTCGATCCACTGTCGCAACCATAAATTAGAGTTCTGCATTTATTAAAGAAAGCACGGTGACAACTTGCTGCTCAGGTaggctaacaagataaaatagaCACACCTGTGTGATAAACGACACCTTGGGCCAAAACGACACTTTCCTTTGAGGAAGAACTGGCAGGCGTGGGCTCCGTCGCCACCTTCTGCTGATGCTGCCGGCAGGAGAGAGACGGATAAAGGGTGAAAGGCTGCGGGGAAAGTGACCACGTCTAAATGAACAGAGACACACATATATTGCCTCTGAATATCAGCATCACACAGAGGTTTACGCTGACAAAACACTGGTCTGATATTGCTACTTGAATCAATATGTGGAAAACAAGCCAGGGAAAAGCTGAAATCACACAGCAGCCGCCCATGACTCAATCCACAGACGTTTGGGAGGTAGTTGCCCGTAAGACCACAGATTTTGGCCCCTGAAAGACCATTTCCAGATAGGATCAGGACGTGACTCAGGGCCAAAACTCCCTAATTCGGTAGAACCCTTCCTTCTATGATAAGACTGACTAACCATGTCTGCCCTGGTCAGGGTGGACCATTTTTGATTGCTCAGCGTTGCATCATTTCAGAACCTGGAAGTGTCTGGGAGTACTTGGATAAAATACCAAACATAAGCTGAATTCCATTTGAAATGGGGGTAGTTGTCTCCTACTGGAAGTGGAACAGCATCCAATAGTCCAGAGATGCTCTTCCCGAcacttttcctttgtgttttcctgtggCGTTAATGACGAGCTCATTGTACAACAGATGTTTATCCCAAATGACAATGACCCAGTTACTTAGAAAAACAATTCAATCTCAGTTTCGTAATAACACAATAGTAGACTGTTAGTAGAGTGACAATAGTAGCGTTGTCACACAAAGTTAGAATCACCATGAAATAGAGCAAGACTTACGTGCGGCCACATTTAAGACGCTACCTTTAGGCTCGGAGTTGATTTCTGAGGCTTTTTCAATATTATCGACACTGTCTGATGCCATGCCCAAATCTTCTTTAGGCGTTATGAATTGACAAATATCCCCGTGTAACCTACGCAGGTAGCACAATGACGGAGCAGAGCAGATTGCTCTCCACAACAGCGAAGTTAATGCGGAAGTGATTAGTTAGTATTAAAATAGCCcccaaaaatattattttaacttAAAGTAAAGGTAAAACCTGACAGTATATTTAAAGCATAAagattttttaatatatttagtaaatataaaatagaaataaactaAATCTGATTTTAAGGGAGCCTTTGCCCCCACGCGTGTTGTTCAATGGAATTGTGGGTAGTGTAGTTTTGTTTGTCGACGCGATTGTAAATGGCTTTGTGGAAAATATAACGCAGAACATAGAACTTAAATCATTCAAGCCCTTGCATTTATCGTGTGTTGTCGCTCAAAACTCTAAAAGTCTCCACCAGAATCTCTAACCTAAACTACTTTAAGAGAAGAAAGCGTAGCGGCGCTGCGCCATGCGTCATCCATGCCGGAGCGCGTGACTCTGCGTCACATGACTCTGCGTCACATGTCTGTTATTGTCATTTAGCAGCTGCACGTAAGAAAATcacaagaaaagaggagaaaataaaacgACGGGATGTTTCAAGTCATCGAAATGAAGGCCGGGATTTGCGTCATATAAAATGCCGCTTTtggagttttgttttgttttttaattttaacgGTGCGGTTGTAATGACGTCCCTCGCGTAAACTAGCTTTGAGCACCTTGTTGAAGTTTCCAGTGTGCCAAAGGTAAGGTTGGTTGATATTAGTCGTGTGGCAATAGAGTTACCTGACAGTgacagcaaaaataaatgattacACGTAGCATCGAAAATGCAACGCAACAGTGTTCGTTAAACTTTTTATTTTCGTTTCAGATGAACGCTATGGTAGCCCTTTGCCACTTTTGCGAGCTTCATGGCCCGCGGACGTTGTTTTGCACAGAGGCATTGcaccctccatctccatccccTTCCACCCAAATGGGCGCCACTATTCCTGGGGACAGGGACCGGGATGCAGACCGAGATGGAGAAGGCCTGACCATGAGGGCCAACAGCTCAGccacacagagaggagaaatgtgtGATGTGAGTGGGATGCTTGCTGCTAACTTACAGCAAGCTCATCAAACACCTCCATTGTGATTGGAAGACTGATTAGAAATATGATAGCTGCGATATAGAAAACTTCTTCCACATAAAGTTTTGTTGTATCTTGCTCTACACTGACAATAACGCTTCTTCTTCCACCACACAGGGATGCCGATCTCTTCCTGCGTCTCACCCAGGCTTTGTAAGCATTGATGATGAAACAGGCATTCGCTTCCTGAGCCACCAGCACCCCAGACAGCCGCAGCTGTTCAGCGTGGTGCGCCAGGCCTGCGTCCGCAGTCTTAGCTGTGAGGTAAATGGTGACGCATGTCTGCGTTAATGTAATCTGATGTGGCACTCTAGACTAATTTTGGTATTTCCCACTTTCCTCGCTCAGGTGTGTCCAGGCCGCGAAGGCCCGATTTTCTTTGGAGATGAGCAACACGGTTTTGTGTTCTCGCACACTTTCTTTATCAAAGACAGCCTTGCGAGGGGGTTCCAACGTTGGTACAGCATCGTTTTAGTAGCAATGGACAGGATCTACCTTATCAACTCCTGGCCTTTTCTGTTACGCCACCTTAAACTCACGATACAGAGTCTACAAAGCACAGCTCTCAAGGTTAGGTGCATGGGACTGCTCTGCGTCCTCATGTTAGTAGAAACATCGCCACTCATTTTACAGGTATGAATGAGTGcattcaccatcatcttcatacCCTCTTGTCCATCAGGTGTTTGACGGCGAACAAGGAGTTTGTCCCCAGCGAGCAGTGAGGATGAACAGCGTCTTCTCACCTGCAGTATTCCCGCACCAAAGGAGTGGCAATGCGGCTCGGTCCCTCACGTCTCTGACCCAGCACCCTAACCTCTGGGCCAGCCTGCACTCCTCTTTTAGCTGGTGAATCCCTTTACTGACAGCTGTCTTATAACGCACATATGCCTTTGATTTTCGTGAAACGGCTCACGTGGGAATGTGTTGTCCAGGCTGCTGAAGGCCTGTGGGAGTCGTCTGACAGAGAAACTGCTGGAAGGAGCTCCCACGGAGGACACGCTAGTGCTGATAGAGAAACAGACAGGTAGTCGCGCCATTCTTCATCACGCAAACTGAACATGAACTGCGCGATTCAGCCTGTAACCACAGATGGTTCAGGTGAAAAGTCATTTATCCGAGGGTTTAAAAGGGTCAACAGCCAAGGGTTGGCCTCTTGATTCAGAGTGACATCATCCATCAGCCGTCAGGGGCCTCAGCGATGTCACCAGAATTCCCTAAATATTCTCACGTTAGGGTCTGATTCACAATATCTCCGTGACTCATGACGACTGTACTCAAATGCTCTTTTTAGATAAATGGTTACATCATTTTAAGTGTAGATTAATATGCTGATTAAGAGATTTTAATATTCTGGGGAAAGTTGTATCTCTCTTATATTAATGTCTACTTGTGTTGTCATTAATGGGTGGAATAGGTCTGTCAGTTAACGTAATTACTAAAGCGGCTATCTTCCATTTGCTCAACTAGAAAGTGACATCACCTGCTAAACATAGATGTGACAACAGCTTTTGTGATATTTCCACTGGAATTCCCCGACATTTGCAGTCAGCCCTAATGTCAACACGTTCCTTCATTGTTCCtatctgattttctttttgcGATAGAGCAAGAGGAAGAAATGAACTGCTGGGAGGGGGCAGACGGGGGGGCTTCCAGGTCAGAGCGGCACCCGTCACAGAGCGAGCTGGCCCACGACTTTCTGTGTGATGATGCAAAACTGGAGGAGTTACCTGACCCGAAGTTCAGGTCACTGCGACATTTGAGACAGGTGAATTGGTCTTCCATTAAACGTTCTCTATTGAAGCTCGCGGGACTGTAATGACTTGAAGGTTTAACGTGGTTTTAACCTGTCATCTCTTGCTTGCGTGCACAGATATTTGGGTGTGAGTCTTCTGACATCGGAGTCTGTTTTGCAGGTCCTCGGGGCTGCAGAGTTTCGCCAGCTCGTGTGGCATGTGCTCATGGGAAACCAGGTCATATGGCGAGGAGCGGAGCCCTCCCTCATCCAATCAGCGTTTATAGTCCTGAAGGTGATTAATTTTCTGCTTCTTATAGTTGTAATAATGTCAGCATGGAGTCATTACAATACTTACGGAGGGGAGTGAATGATACTGCTATAAAACAATGGAATGTGGTGTGAGACAGGACAATACAGCACAAGAGTGCAGGCTTAGAGGAAAAGCTGAGGACACTgtacattattttttattagtttgAATTTTATGCTGACTGCACATCtgtaaaattgtatttttttaccTGGCTGGTAATCAGTCTCCCCACACGAGCCTGGTCCTctttaaggtttcttcctgttaagaggGGGAACTTCTGCCACCATTGCTCTTTTGGGGGTGAGACTCTGGGATTCTGAAAAGCACTAGACAGTCttaattgtaacagacactatataaacaAAGTtgaattgaaataaatgcaAGTATACAAATCTACagaatacatatatatatatattcttaaAAAATCCAGTATCACTAAGCAGTTGTGATAAAATCACAATCCTATTATTTTCCAAGACACGCTTTTTTTCCGGCTTTCAGTTCTTGCccaaacacatttgtgtttatgCTTGTGAGACACACCTCGGTTTTCCTTTGCCCAGACATATTTCCCTTATGTTTTTAAGGGCTGTCAAGAAgccagtgtgtgttttctccagttATTGTGTAAAAGTAAAACTGCTCCCGTCTTTTCTTCCCAGGAAACGGTGGTTCTGTTGTGGTTAACACCTTTGATGGTGACCAACAATCTGTTTCTAATCAGAACTTCTGTCTGATTTCCCATCAGTCTTTGCTTCCAGTTGGCTGTGTGCGATCCATCCCATTCAGTGCTCAGTATGAGGAGGCCTACAAGTGTAACTTCCTAGGCCTCAGCCCAGATGTGCCCATTCCCACCCACGTCAGCTCCTCAGGTACGACCGCAGAGGCTGATGTCACACTTTACAACCACCTAACCTCCTTTTTCCCCGCAGAATTTTCAGTGCTGGTCGACGTCAGCTCAGAAGCAAGTTGCCAGAACTCGGCTGTTGCCAACGACGACGTGTCCACGCTTCATCAGTTCACCATCAGCAGCGCCAACACGCAGCCCGCTGACAGGGGTGAGAGACCCCGTCGCCATGACTTGGTTTAATTACGTCACAGCCAGATTTCATTAACTGGATTAAAAGGAAATAAGGGAATTCCGGAAGAGAAAGTCGTGTTTAGCAGCGGAGCTTTTGTCATGAAGTTGAACTACTCTGCGTTTTCACATAAATACATAATCTCCTTGTACTGATCATATTAAAGACATTCAAACGTACATGTTAAACAGTCCCTCCTTTTCCACAGGTCCCACGTTACTGAACAAACTTGAGGTGGCCCTGTCCAATGAGAATTTGTCTGTGGACGTCGTGTCTCACTGCCTGTTGTGCCTGAAGGAGGAGTGGATGAAGTAAGTTAAAGCCACCGACCGGTGACACGTCGCCATTTCCTGTGATCTCTGTCTCACAGCGTGAGCTTTTGTCTTCCAGCAAGGTCAAAGTGCTCTTCAAGTTCTCCAAAGTGGACgggcgagggagggaggacaccCAGAAGGTCCTGGCTCTTCTGGGAGCCACGGGCCCCGGTGAGGAGGACAACGTCAGGCTCCTGAAGTTCTGGATGACGGGACTCAGCAAAACATACAAGAGCCATTTAATGACGGCTGTgcgaggaggggagaggagcccCAGCCAGTGACAAAAaggagtggaggaggtggtgaaggaATGGGGCTGGAAAGAGGGAAATTCTAAAGAAATATTTTCTGCTTTGGTTTCCTTTCATCAACAGTCTTTTGAGAACAGATTGAATCCCTCAGTGAGAATAAATGGCAGCCTTTGTTTCTCCATCCACCCTGGCACTGGTTTTAACACAGGTCAGGTAACTTTTCCGCTAGCTGTTAAAAGggaattattatttaaattgtCTAAAATTCTGTATGTGGAGATTATCTGAATAAAGAAACACTTTGCACTTTTTTGAAGCCTTGCCgctattttgaaataaaagactAAAAGTGAACTGGCTCTTTATTTTTAGATGTGTATTTAAGCCACAACTGGCTCCATCCTGTCCTAACCTAAAGACTAAAGACGGGGCTCagcattttttcctcttcctgctcactTGTTTGTGTGATCTACAGTCAGCAGGTTT comes from the Takifugu rubripes chromosome 7, fTakRub1.2, whole genome shotgun sequence genome and includes:
- the leng9 gene encoding leukocyte receptor cluster member 9 isoform X1 yields the protein MASDSVDNIEKASEINSEPKGSVLNVAAHVVTFPAAFHPLSVSLLPAASAEGGDGAHACQFFLKGKCRFGPRCRLSHSAPSIDDSGPVALNQDDKEEETEKHHMKRNESEKPEHDAKVGNKKPRMRTADDVISRILWDSAVDSSKFVVGYVDRFLGVLERPFDDFTWDINPSDCDYSAELALPRHRIQYFIYRGHRVWDRHTRTDRVFGSTGQSLAPPFGKKKEVKDEQQEKETAEERQEEDVAEERPQTENTHVEEEKPRKKNTDTLNSTQSAGKCSRNTCLEEGTRVTAEDGIQPEAVTPDLMALALKAANAQDEGPLAALEPNMGCSKDDLRDPDAVNVREVLLEPKEKSGGRPPRKRPTHFVCFRANTPAILSGFQQLQDEVTALLPTSAPHWSTSSSLHVTMCLLTLSGPAEVAAAGEVLRQFAQLDRNPPVVLTFPLRLKHFNGRVLYLSPQPHLHLQQLNGGLQEAYRKEGWLHRHSYNPRYHLTLAKTNYTEEERIFERVGDLKVGKGLNFGRLPVNTLHLCTIGGDAVDGFYETLCTVKLR
- the leng9 gene encoding leukocyte receptor cluster member 9 isoform X2; translated protein: MASDSVDNIEKASEINSEPKDVVTFPAAFHPLSVSLLPAASAEGGDGAHACQFFLKGKCRFGPRCRLSHSAPSIDDSGPVALNQDDKEEETEKHHMKRNESEKPEHDAKVGNKKPRMRTADDVISRILWDSAVDSSKFVVGYVDRFLGVLERPFDDFTWDINPSDCDYSAELALPRHRIQYFIYRGHRVWDRHTRTDRVFGSTGQSLAPPFGKKKEVKDEQQEKETAEERQEEDVAEERPQTENTHVEEEKPRKKNTDTLNSTQSAGKCSRNTCLEEGTRVTAEDGIQPEAVTPDLMALALKAANAQDEGPLAALEPNMGCSKDDLRDPDAVNVREVLLEPKEKSGGRPPRKRPTHFVCFRANTPAILSGFQQLQDEVTALLPTSAPHWSTSSSLHVTMCLLTLSGPAEVAAAGEVLRQFAQLDRNPPVVLTFPLRLKHFNGRVLYLSPQPHLHLQQLNGGLQEAYRKEGWLHRHSYNPRYHLTLAKTNYTEEERIFERVGDLKVGKGLNFGRLPVNTLHLCTIGGDAVDGFYETLCTVKLR
- the leng9 gene encoding leukocyte receptor cluster member 9 isoform X4, translating into MASDSVDNIEKASEINSEPKASAEGGDGAHACQFFLKGKCRFGPRCRLSHSAPSIDDSGPVALNQDDKEEETEKHHMKRNESEKPEHDAKVGNKKPRMRTADDVISRILWDSAVDSSKFVVGYVDRFLGVLERPFDDFTWDINPSDCDYSAELALPRHRIQYFIYRGHRVWDRHTRTDRVFGSTGQSLAPPFGKKKEVKDEQQEKETAEERQEEDVAEERPQTENTHVEEEKPRKKNTDTLNSTQSAGKCSRNTCLEEGTRVTAEDGIQPEAVTPDLMALALKAANAQDEGPLAALEPNMGCSKDDLRDPDAVNVREVLLEPKEKSGGRPPRKRPTHFVCFRANTPAILSGFQQLQDEVTALLPTSAPHWSTSSSLHVTMCLLTLSGPAEVAAAGEVLRQFAQLDRNPPVVLTFPLRLKHFNGRVLYLSPQPHLHLQQLNGGLQEAYRKEGWLHRHSYNPRYHLTLAKTNYTEEERIFERVGDLKVGKGLNFGRLPVNTLHLCTIGGDAVDGFYETLCTVKLR
- the leng9 gene encoding leukocyte receptor cluster member 9 isoform X3, which codes for MASDSVDNIEKASEINSEPKGSVLNVAAPSAEGGDGAHACQFFLKGKCRFGPRCRLSHSAPSIDDSGPVALNQDDKEEETEKHHMKRNESEKPEHDAKVGNKKPRMRTADDVISRILWDSAVDSSKFVVGYVDRFLGVLERPFDDFTWDINPSDCDYSAELALPRHRIQYFIYRGHRVWDRHTRTDRVFGSTGQSLAPPFGKKKEVKDEQQEKETAEERQEEDVAEERPQTENTHVEEEKPRKKNTDTLNSTQSAGKCSRNTCLEEGTRVTAEDGIQPEAVTPDLMALALKAANAQDEGPLAALEPNMGCSKDDLRDPDAVNVREVLLEPKEKSGGRPPRKRPTHFVCFRANTPAILSGFQQLQDEVTALLPTSAPHWSTSSSLHVTMCLLTLSGPAEVAAAGEVLRQFAQLDRNPPVVLTFPLRLKHFNGRVLYLSPQPHLHLQQLNGGLQEAYRKEGWLHRHSYNPRYHLTLAKTNYTEEERIFERVGDLKVGKGLNFGRLPVNTLHLCTIGGDAVDGFYETLCTVKLR
- the flcn gene encoding folliculin, producing the protein MNAMVALCHFCELHGPRTLFCTEALHPPSPSPSTQMGATIPGDRDRDADRDGEGLTMRANSSATQRGEMCDGCRSLPASHPGFVSIDDETGIRFLSHQHPRQPQLFSVVRQACVRSLSCEVCPGREGPIFFGDEQHGFVFSHTFFIKDSLARGFQRWYSIVLVAMDRIYLINSWPFLLRHLKLTIQSLQSTALKVFDGEQGVCPQRAVRMNSVFSPAVFPHQRSGNAARSLTSLTQHPNLWASLHSSFSWLLKACGSRLTEKLLEGAPTEDTLVLIEKQTEQEEEMNCWEGADGGASRSERHPSQSELAHDFLCDDAKLEELPDPKFRSLRHLRQVLGAAEFRQLVWHVLMGNQVIWRGAEPSLIQSAFIVLKSLLPVGCVRSIPFSAQYEEAYKCNFLGLSPDVPIPTHVSSSEFSVLVDVSSEASCQNSAVANDDVSTLHQFTISSANTQPADRGPTLLNKLEVALSNENLSVDVVSHCLLCLKEEWMNKVKVLFKFSKVDGRGREDTQKVLALLGATGPGEEDNVRLLKFWMTGLSKTYKSHLMTAVRGGERSPSQ